Proteins encoded within one genomic window of Companilactobacillus sp.:
- a CDS encoding DUF4411 family protein produces MGYLIDTNSLIDGSTKWYRRSVFPSVWKFLSQRDDVVMIQQVFDEVTYPSDLTIWVDQTYRGRLIKVDQDILDKYGKVQDWISMSNRWSDAGISRWDDVDKADPWLIAVAISQGHTIVTFDGAAKLSLPDVGSESGREPKISGVANQFGIRVITFYELLEELQLTL; encoded by the coding sequence ATGGGATATCTAATAGATACTAATTCATTAATTGACGGTAGCACAAAGTGGTATCGTAGATCTGTTTTCCCCTCTGTGTGGAAATTCTTGTCACAACGTGATGACGTTGTTATGATACAGCAAGTATTTGATGAAGTTACATATCCTAGTGATTTGACTATATGGGTAGATCAAACTTATCGAGGCCGTTTGATTAAAGTTGATCAGGACATCCTTGATAAATATGGAAAAGTTCAAGATTGGATATCTATGTCAAACCGATGGAGTGATGCCGGAATAAGTCGATGGGACGATGTCGATAAGGCAGATCCATGGTTAATAGCAGTTGCAATTTCTCAAGGACATACAATTGTTACATTCGATGGCGCAGCTAAATTGAGTTTGCCAGATGTCGGCAGTGAGTCAGGACGGGAGCCCAAAATCTCTGGTGTCGCGAATCAGTTTGGCATTCGTGTCATTACATTTTATGAATTGCTTGAAGAATTACAACTGACATTATAA
- a CDS encoding VOC family protein produces the protein MEIAHVGIYVQDLDKEVAFFKRYFDVKVSEEYHNPKTTFTSRFLSFDGGAKLEVCTRDDINLDRLSGYPVGYAHLAISLGSKQDVDELTERIEEDGYDHLDGPRTTGDGQYESLVCDPEGNQIELTV, from the coding sequence ATGGAAATAGCACATGTTGGTATTTATGTTCAGGATCTGGATAAGGAAGTGGCTTTTTTCAAGCGATACTTTGACGTCAAGGTTTCAGAGGAATATCACAATCCTAAGACCACGTTCACTTCAAGATTTTTGTCGTTTGATGGCGGGGCTAAGTTAGAGGTTTGCACCCGCGACGATATTAATTTGGACAGGTTGTCTGGTTATCCTGTTGGTTATGCTCATTTGGCTATTTCCTTGGGTTCTAAGCAAGATGTTGACGAGTTGACTGAACGGATCGAGGAGGATGGTTACGATCATCTGGACGGACCTCGGACTACTGGTGATGGTCAGTATGAAAGTTTGGTGTGTGACCCAGAGGGGAATCAGATTGAATTGACTGTTTAG
- a CDS encoding Y-family DNA polymerase → MKKSERTYMAIDLKSFYASVECIDHDLDPLNANLVVADNSRTDKTICLAVSPALKQFGVPGRPRLFQVEQIVRKLNRERSDQLESHRLTKYSSINRQHLLNSPSLKIGYKVVKPRMNFYMHKSTEIYGIYLRFIAAKNIHVYSIDEVLMDVTDYLATHDVSAHVLAKTIIQQIQAETGITATAGIGTNLYLAKVAMDIVAKHIPGDSDGVRIAQMDEQQYRHLLWAHTPLTDFWRVGRGYSKRLEKLGLNTMGDIARCSLGTLSDKMNEEVLYREFGKNAELLINHAWGHESATLADIKTYRADDHGLYQSQVLMKPTSYEDGLKIVRGMSDILALYLVQRKQVTDRIGIVVDYDIKSLDGNFSGKLVEDYYGRKTPKPDHANIKLDAPTSSSLELRNSYKEIYKQNINDKLLIRRVTLTANNLVDEVESQQEMKFKQTNLFANTEAEIEHDQDAQKKRQQDRKIQETILELQKKFDNKNVILKASDLEKGSTTIERNNQIGGHHA, encoded by the coding sequence ATGAAAAAAAGCGAACGTACTTACATGGCAATCGATTTAAAATCTTTTTATGCCTCAGTCGAATGTATCGACCACGACCTCGATCCGTTGAATGCCAATTTAGTCGTTGCCGATAACTCGCGAACCGATAAAACAATTTGTCTGGCAGTTTCGCCAGCGTTGAAGCAATTTGGAGTCCCTGGACGTCCAAGACTTTTTCAAGTCGAACAAATCGTTCGAAAACTCAACCGTGAGCGAAGCGATCAACTCGAAAGTCACCGTTTGACTAAGTATTCTTCAATCAATCGACAACATTTATTGAACTCGCCATCACTAAAAATTGGCTACAAAGTCGTTAAACCACGAATGAATTTTTACATGCACAAGAGTACTGAGATCTACGGAATCTACTTGAGATTTATCGCGGCCAAAAATATCCACGTTTATTCGATCGATGAAGTTCTGATGGATGTCACCGACTATTTGGCGACCCATGACGTCTCCGCTCACGTGCTAGCCAAAACTATTATCCAACAGATCCAAGCAGAAACTGGCATCACCGCCACCGCTGGCATTGGCACTAATCTGTATTTGGCCAAAGTTGCCATGGATATCGTGGCAAAGCACATCCCTGGAGATTCCGACGGCGTGCGAATCGCCCAAATGGACGAGCAGCAATACCGTCATCTGCTGTGGGCGCACACTCCTTTGACTGATTTTTGGCGAGTCGGACGTGGCTACTCAAAGCGCTTGGAAAAATTAGGCTTGAATACCATGGGCGATATTGCCCGTTGTTCTTTAGGAACTCTATCTGACAAAATGAACGAAGAAGTGCTGTATCGTGAATTTGGTAAAAATGCAGAACTGTTGATCAACCACGCTTGGGGACACGAGTCAGCAACCTTGGCTGATATCAAAACTTATCGAGCAGACGATCACGGGTTGTACCAAAGCCAAGTATTGATGAAACCCACTTCTTATGAAGATGGTTTAAAAATCGTTCGTGGTATGAGCGATATTCTGGCACTTTACCTAGTTCAGAGAAAGCAAGTCACCGACCGGATTGGGATCGTGGTCGACTACGACATCAAAAGTCTCGATGGTAACTTCAGCGGCAAATTAGTCGAAGACTATTATGGTCGCAAAACGCCAAAGCCTGACCACGCCAATATCAAGCTCGATGCTCCAACTAGTTCTTCATTAGAACTTAGAAATAGCTACAAAGAAATTTACAAACAAAACATCAACGACAAACTTTTGATAAGACGCGTGACCTTGACCGCCAACAACTTAGTCGATGAAGTCGAGTCCCAGCAAGAAATGAAGTTTAAGCAAACTAACCTTTTTGCCAATACCGAGGCAGAAATCGAGCACGATCAAGATGCTCAGAAGAAACGTCAGCAAGACCGCAAGATTCAGGAAACCATCTTGGAGCTGCAGAAAAAATTTGATAATAAGAACGTTATTTTAAAAGCTTCCGACCTCGAAAAGGGTTCAACAACGATCGAACGAAATAATCAGATTGGAGGTCATCACGCCTAA
- a CDS encoding ATP-binding cassette domain-containing protein codes for MPELLKIEDLNYSHRLKKILHDVNLKLDRGKIVGLLGENGAGKTTLMRLITGSAHGHGIIELDNSFSAPERKSKVSYMDRLGGFPLSTPIAKIEKFYETVYEDFDDKRFNELLEFLKLDKTTKISALSKGNKEKLVIALTLSRQVPLYLLDEPFDGIDSMSRKQIINSIIKWKPEDSTIVISDHYVTEIATLLDEIVVIKDETINCHKQADKIREDTGMDIEDFYESLYQEGGKQDD; via the coding sequence ATGCCTGAACTATTAAAGATTGAAGATCTGAACTATAGTCACAGATTAAAAAAGATTTTGCATGACGTTAACTTAAAACTAGATCGTGGCAAGATTGTCGGATTATTAGGAGAAAATGGTGCTGGTAAAACGACTTTGATGCGTTTGATCACCGGCAGTGCTCATGGACACGGAATTATTGAATTAGACAATTCATTTTCCGCTCCCGAACGTAAGAGCAAAGTTAGTTACATGGACCGCTTAGGCGGATTTCCATTAAGTACCCCAATCGCTAAAATTGAAAAATTTTACGAGACTGTCTATGAAGATTTCGACGACAAACGTTTTAACGAATTGCTCGAGTTTTTGAAATTAGACAAAACAACTAAAATTTCAGCTCTTTCAAAAGGTAACAAGGAAAAACTCGTCATTGCTTTGACCTTATCTCGCCAAGTTCCTTTGTACTTGTTGGATGAACCGTTTGATGGAATCGATTCGATGAGTCGTAAGCAGATCATCAACAGTATCATTAAGTGGAAGCCCGAAGATTCAACAATCGTTATTAGTGACCACTACGTGACTGAAATCGCAACATTGCTTGATGAGATCGTCGTAATCAAAGACGAGACTATAAATTGTCACAAACAAGCTGACAAGATCCGTGAAGATACGGGCATGGACATCGAAGACTTTTACGAAAGCTTGTATCAAGAAGGGGGCAAACAAGATGACTAG
- a CDS encoding M57 family metalloprotease, which produces MRYFLKTLLGGVAVVAMMIGLVGFAGYLSTDGNNLSANSQVNQVRTSLMQSAERFLSSIGFGKVEVSSNGQTMKQKVEKPKATNSSTPIESNVQQVALSNIYYYHFQDGTPQSVKNVFETAIATYNNTGIVKLIAGTAGSRQNEITMGTYSQNTTNVQGNTVDMELGKGGPETFASTIGDWSHGTAQINTYYPNAVSVSVATHELGHALGLGHSSDPTSVMYPTDQGMTQLTAQDIKTLNAIYSSSQN; this is translated from the coding sequence ATGCGTTATTTTTTAAAAACGTTATTAGGTGGGGTAGCAGTTGTAGCGATGATGATCGGTTTAGTGGGATTTGCCGGTTATCTGTCAACTGACGGCAATAATTTGTCAGCCAATTCTCAAGTAAATCAGGTGCGCACATCACTGATGCAGAGTGCCGAAAGATTTTTATCGAGCATCGGCTTTGGGAAAGTCGAAGTTAGCTCGAATGGCCAAACGATGAAGCAAAAGGTTGAAAAGCCGAAAGCTACGAATTCAAGTACGCCAATTGAGTCCAACGTTCAACAAGTCGCATTGTCGAACATTTACTATTATCATTTTCAAGATGGCACGCCTCAATCTGTAAAAAATGTGTTTGAGACTGCCATTGCAACTTACAACAATACCGGCATCGTTAAGCTGATCGCGGGAACTGCTGGAAGTCGTCAAAACGAGATCACCATGGGGACGTACAGTCAAAATACGACTAACGTCCAGGGCAACACGGTCGATATGGAATTAGGTAAGGGTGGACCAGAGACTTTCGCCAGCACGATTGGCGATTGGAGTCACGGTACTGCTCAAATAAATACTTATTATCCAAACGCGGTATCAGTTTCAGTTGCGACCCACGAATTGGGACATGCACTAGGTCTGGGACACAGTAGTGATCCAACTTCAGTAATGTATCCAACGGATCAAGGCATGACGCAATTGACGGCTCAAGATATCAAGACCTTGAATGCCATTTACAGTTCAAGCCAAAATTAA
- a CDS encoding type II toxin-antitoxin system HicA family toxin has translation MAMKPRKLLKLMRNNGFVEKSQTGSHLKMYNPNTNVTVPVPVHFDKEYEHGIESKILKQAGINLNKPTQQ, from the coding sequence ATGGCTATGAAACCCCGGAAACTTTTGAAATTGATGCGGAACAACGGCTTTGTCGAGAAATCGCAGACCGGTTCGCATTTGAAGATGTACAATCCAAATACCAACGTGACTGTACCTGTGCCAGTTCATTTCGATAAAGAATATGAACACGGCATCGAAAGCAAAATTTTGAAGCAAGCAGGGATCAACTTAAATAAGCCTACACAGCAGTGA
- a CDS encoding ImmA/IrrE family metallo-endopeptidase encodes MMTTLLRIPVDGKVIQWAIDNGEKNDEDLLKKYSINKWKNAKNKSDYPTFNQLQGFSRDTKIPFRYLIKSSIPEENNDFVKYRTVNNSDVLPSRKLVDTIHQMESRQAWMKQYLLEQKTNHKFDLLNQLSVNIDPISASSNVIDILNLSSVYQSFMTDDDFFSLLKNRISDYGVLVMQNGIVGSNTQRPLNVDEFRAFVLIDDIVPLIFINSKDSKTAKIFSLIHEFIHILLGNNEILNVSPDVDVKDERWINTVTINVLMPKERVLKIVNWNDSPEDNVRKLSRKFHTSILATSIRTVELNIFSQKIVDWAQVEQKNALANKKSSSGGNFYNNAVSRVDLNFANAVISDEATGNMPLSTAADMLGVSLKTYQKTVNKILGLE; translated from the coding sequence ATGATGACGACGTTATTACGCATACCAGTTGACGGAAAAGTTATTCAATGGGCAATTGATAATGGTGAGAAAAATGATGAAGACCTACTGAAGAAATATTCGATAAATAAATGGAAAAACGCAAAGAACAAAAGTGACTATCCTACCTTCAATCAACTACAAGGCTTTAGTCGCGATACCAAGATTCCTTTTAGGTATTTGATCAAAAGCTCCATTCCAGAGGAAAATAATGATTTTGTGAAGTACAGGACTGTCAATAATAGCGACGTTCTGCCAAGCCGAAAATTAGTGGATACCATCCATCAGATGGAATCACGACAAGCATGGATGAAACAATATCTACTTGAACAAAAAACAAATCACAAATTTGATTTATTAAATCAACTGAGTGTAAATATTGATCCAATTAGTGCATCAAGTAATGTAATTGATATTTTAAATTTGAGTTCGGTTTATCAATCATTCATGACAGACGACGATTTCTTTTCATTGTTAAAAAATAGAATTAGCGATTATGGTGTTTTAGTGATGCAAAACGGAATAGTGGGTTCCAATACCCAACGCCCGTTGAATGTGGATGAATTTAGAGCATTTGTATTGATAGATGATATTGTTCCACTTATTTTTATTAATTCTAAAGATAGTAAAACTGCAAAAATATTTTCACTGATTCATGAATTTATTCATATTCTTTTGGGGAACAATGAAATTTTAAATGTGTCTCCAGATGTCGATGTGAAAGATGAAAGATGGATAAATACTGTGACAATCAATGTGTTGATGCCAAAAGAACGAGTCTTGAAAATTGTAAATTGGAATGATTCACCGGAAGATAATGTACGAAAACTATCTCGAAAATTTCATACGAGCATATTGGCAACGTCGATAAGAACTGTTGAATTAAATATTTTTTCTCAAAAAATTGTTGATTGGGCACAAGTTGAGCAAAAAAATGCACTTGCAAATAAGAAATCATCTTCTGGTGGGAATTTTTATAATAATGCTGTTTCTCGAGTTGATTTGAATTTTGCCAATGCCGTGATTTCAGATGAAGCTACAGGTAATATGCCGTTATCTACTGCCGCAGATATGTTAGGAGTTAGTTTAAAAACTTATCAGAAAACTGTTAATAAAATTTTAGGATTGGAATAA
- a CDS encoding 2,3-diphosphoglycerate-dependent phosphoglycerate mutase: MAKLVFIRHGQSEWNLSNQFTGWVDVDLSEEGVKQAQNAGKLLKEEGIEFDQAYTSVLTRAIKTLHYALEGCGQLWIPEMKTWRLNERHYGALQGLNKKETAEKYGDEQVHIWRRSYDTLPPLLKATDEGSAANDRRYANLDPRIIPGGENLKVTLERVIPFWEDEIAPKLLDGKNVIIAAHGNSLRALTKYIEDISDADIMDVEMATGEPVVYDMDKDLNIVSKKKLN; this comes from the coding sequence ATGGCAAAATTAGTTTTCATTCGTCACGGACAAAGTGAATGGAATTTATCTAATCAATTTACTGGCTGGGTTGACGTTGACCTTAGTGAAGAAGGCGTTAAACAAGCACAAAATGCTGGTAAACTTCTTAAAGAAGAAGGAATCGAATTCGACCAAGCATATACATCAGTATTAACACGTGCTATCAAGACATTGCACTACGCTCTTGAAGGCTGTGGCCAACTATGGATTCCAGAAATGAAGACATGGAGATTGAACGAACGTCATTATGGTGCTCTTCAAGGCTTGAACAAGAAAGAAACAGCTGAAAAGTACGGTGATGAACAGGTTCATATCTGGAGACGTTCATACGATACTTTGCCACCATTATTGAAAGCAACTGACGAAGGTTCAGCAGCTAACGATCGTCGTTACGCAAACTTGGACCCACGTATTATCCCTGGTGGTGAAAACCTTAAAGTTACTTTGGAACGTGTTATTCCTTTCTGGGAAGACGAAATCGCTCCTAAGTTGTTAGACGGCAAGAACGTTATCATTGCAGCACATGGTAACTCACTACGTGCCCTAACAAAATACATCGAAGACATTTCAGATGCTGACATCATGGACGTTGAAATGGCAACTGGTGAACCAGTTGTTTATGACATGGACAAAGATCTTAACATCGTAAGTAAGAAGAAGTTGAACTAA
- a CDS encoding GntR family transcriptional regulator produces MKFDDKIPIYIQIKNYLYRRIITGDLQPGEKLPSVRQLAVDVTANVNTVQRALSEMLANKVIESQRGKGNFVTADEEMISNLKTEVVHKQISIAYEELHSLKLTDEEIIKEFQQYIHDRSAQNA; encoded by the coding sequence TTGAAGTTTGATGACAAGATTCCGATTTATATCCAGATCAAGAATTACTTGTATCGAAGAATCATAACAGGTGACTTACAGCCGGGAGAGAAGCTTCCTTCGGTCAGACAACTAGCAGTCGATGTTACGGCAAACGTCAACACCGTCCAACGAGCTTTGTCTGAAATGTTGGCTAATAAGGTCATTGAATCGCAACGAGGTAAGGGAAACTTTGTGACTGCAGACGAGGAAATGATCAGCAATTTAAAGACGGAAGTCGTTCATAAACAAATTTCGATTGCTTATGAAGAATTGCATAGCTTAAAGCTCACCGATGAAGAGATTATTAAAGAATTTCAACAATACATTCATGATAGGAGTGCACAAAATGCCTGA
- a CDS encoding TetR-like C-terminal domain-containing protein yields the protein MSNTKEHLADALISELRTTPVDKITIQKLVDDCELTRQTFYNHFADIYELVEWTAKRATDKALQNVATYDDWQQGFLNVMRDVEDNQYLVTNTYQSAYRDILEKYIYKVLYEYIIAVVERQAQGLNVSDKHKHFIAHFYSLAFIALIFEWVANGFNDKPEDIVEQTGVLIQGDFKKALLRYSEK from the coding sequence ATGTCTAATACAAAAGAACATTTGGCGGATGCTTTGATTTCAGAGTTACGGACTACTCCGGTTGATAAGATCACGATTCAAAAACTTGTCGACGACTGCGAATTAACTCGGCAGACTTTTTACAATCACTTTGCTGATATTTATGAACTGGTTGAATGGACTGCTAAGCGGGCTACTGATAAGGCTTTGCAGAATGTGGCTACTTATGATGATTGGCAACAGGGGTTTTTAAATGTTATGCGCGACGTTGAGGATAATCAATATTTGGTCACGAATACTTATCAATCTGCTTATCGTGATATTTTGGAAAAGTACATTTACAAGGTGCTATACGAGTACATTATTGCTGTGGTTGAGCGTCAAGCTCAGGGGTTAAATGTTTCGGACAAGCATAAGCATTTTATTGCTCATTTTTACAGTCTGGCTTTCATTGCCTTGATTTTTGAATGGGTCGCTAATGGTTTTAATGACAAGCCTGAGGACATCGTTGAACAGACTGGGGTCTTGATCCAGGGCGATTTTAAAAAAGCTTTACTGCGTTATTCTGAAAAATAG
- a CDS encoding oleate hydratase — MNIYKTMYRPKKPLGVDDRQANIVGGGIAGLATAVFLIDDAQMPARNIKIFEKKPVMGGSMDGTKDAAGYLCRAERELEPYMECLWYLCSKIPSLENEGRTVLDDVVDFNRDEPIHSEARVIINQGEIDAHYHDYKLEPKYAEAMRKIIASSEEELANLSLNDFFDEGFYKTNFWTCFHSQLAFKDYHSVIECRRYWQRFTFITRHEYLEGFIHTKYNEYDAIILPIERYLIDKGVTFTNDFAVTDLELTDDNNTVKNIIANHAGQPAKVAVSAQDLVFVTTGSISENSTFGDNNTVAETNTDTTDMGTFTIWKNLAKKDEKFGHPEKFLGQIDKTKWISFFPTVKGYPEFFKRIERLSGSPAGTGGLMVFKDSNWDLSFEIHHKPFFPYQAEDEEVGWGYGLYGENEGNYIKKRMWDCTGDEIMTELLYHLGMLDIKDEVLAHTYMSTAMMPYCTAQFMPRELGDRPLVIPAGCTNLALLGQFVEIKDDVVFTVETSVRTALEAVYGLLDIEKDVIEVNPSRYDIRYLLERVKRFAGIKGDVKPSDLPEIDPAELPQLEAALLKMINDVPPYYQMYLGRDQTIPTKKSVLHPEAPLSE, encoded by the coding sequence ATGAACATTTACAAAACTATGTATCGTCCTAAAAAACCATTAGGGGTCGATGACCGTCAGGCTAACATTGTTGGTGGAGGTATCGCTGGATTGGCTACTGCCGTTTTCTTGATCGACGATGCGCAAATGCCAGCTCGCAACATCAAGATTTTTGAAAAAAAGCCAGTCATGGGTGGCTCCATGGATGGTACTAAAGATGCAGCTGGATATCTTTGTCGGGCTGAACGTGAGCTAGAGCCATATATGGAATGTCTTTGGTACTTGTGTAGCAAGATTCCATCATTGGAAAATGAAGGTCGCACGGTTCTTGATGACGTTGTTGATTTCAACCGTGACGAACCAATTCATAGTGAAGCACGTGTGATCATCAACCAAGGCGAGATCGATGCTCATTATCATGATTACAAACTAGAACCAAAATATGCTGAAGCAATGAGAAAAATCATTGCATCTTCAGAAGAAGAATTAGCCAACTTGAGTTTGAATGACTTTTTCGATGAAGGATTTTACAAGACGAACTTCTGGACTTGCTTCCACAGTCAATTGGCTTTCAAAGACTATCACAGTGTTATCGAATGCCGTCGTTATTGGCAAAGATTTACCTTTATCACCAGACACGAATACCTCGAAGGATTTATTCATACAAAATATAACGAATATGACGCAATTATTCTCCCAATCGAACGTTACCTAATTGATAAAGGAGTAACATTCACGAATGACTTTGCTGTAACTGATTTGGAATTAACAGACGACAACAATACTGTAAAAAATATTATCGCCAATCACGCTGGCCAACCAGCAAAGGTTGCAGTCAGCGCACAAGACTTAGTATTCGTAACCACAGGTTCAATCAGTGAAAACAGTACCTTCGGCGACAACAACACAGTTGCTGAAACTAATACTGACACAACAGACATGGGAACTTTCACCATCTGGAAGAATCTCGCCAAGAAGGATGAAAAATTCGGCCATCCAGAGAAATTCTTAGGCCAGATCGACAAGACCAAGTGGATCTCATTTTTCCCAACAGTCAAAGGCTACCCAGAATTTTTCAAACGAATCGAAAGACTATCAGGAAGCCCAGCCGGAACAGGTGGCTTAATGGTATTCAAAGATTCCAATTGGGACCTATCATTTGAGATCCATCACAAACCATTCTTCCCATATCAAGCAGAAGACGAAGAAGTAGGTTGGGGATACGGCCTATACGGAGAAAACGAAGGAAACTACATCAAGAAGAGAATGTGGGACTGCACCGGCGACGAGATCATGACCGAATTGCTATACCACCTAGGAATGTTAGACATCAAGGACGAAGTCTTAGCCCACACCTACATGTCAACAGCAATGATGCCATACTGTACAGCTCAATTCATGCCAAGAGAATTAGGCGACCGCCCATTAGTAATCCCAGCAGGCTGCACAAACCTAGCCTTGTTAGGACAATTCGTAGAAATCAAAGATGACGTAGTCTTCACAGTAGAAACGTCAGTCAGAACCGCCTTAGAAGCAGTTTACGGCCTGTTAGACATTGAAAAAGATGTCATAGAAGTAAACCCATCAAGATACGACATCAGATATCTATTAGAAAGAGTAAAACGCTTCGCAGGAATCAAAGGAGACGTCAAGCCAAGTGACTTACCAGAAATAGACCCAGCAGAGCTACCACAACTAGAGGCAGCATTGTTGAAGATGATAAACGACGTCCCACCATACTATCAAATGTACTTAGGAAGAGATCAAACAATCCCAACCAAAAAATCAGTGCTACATCCAGAAGCACCCCTAAGCGAATAA
- a CDS encoding nitroreductase, giving the protein MTNLARNSTRNFSSKQVDLDTLKAIVSEAQQAPSWENSQPYHAFLATGETANKIRAAHEKAVADKTKSWTEVMPPQDWTAAADANILDWQYQASNHPESKEFGDLNNVLFNASAILYITIKKDASSYVAYDAGAFGYGVLLAAENHGVGAIPAYGFVRYPQEIHDQFEIPDDEAIFMGIGLGYPTEDPINQFKPGRDDLDKILQIKD; this is encoded by the coding sequence ATGACTAATTTAGCACGTAACTCAACGAGAAATTTTTCCAGCAAGCAAGTCGATTTGGATACTTTAAAGGCGATTGTCAGTGAAGCTCAACAAGCTCCATCATGGGAAAACAGTCAGCCTTATCACGCCTTTTTAGCAACTGGAGAGACTGCTAACAAGATTCGTGCAGCTCATGAAAAAGCTGTTGCTGACAAGACTAAGAGTTGGACGGAAGTGATGCCTCCACAGGATTGGACTGCAGCTGCTGACGCCAATATTTTGGATTGGCAATATCAAGCTTCTAACCATCCAGAAAGTAAAGAGTTTGGCGATTTAAACAACGTCTTATTCAATGCTTCAGCAATTCTTTATATTACTATCAAAAAAGACGCTTCAAGCTACGTTGCTTATGATGCTGGTGCCTTTGGTTATGGTGTATTATTAGCGGCGGAGAACCATGGCGTCGGAGCAATTCCTGCATATGGTTTTGTCAGATATCCACAAGAAATTCATGATCAATTTGAGATTCCTGATGATGAAGCAATTTTTATGGGTATTGGATTAGGTTATCCAACTGAAGATCCAATCAACCAATTCAAACCTGGTCGTGACGATTTAGATAAGATATTACAAATCAAGGATTAG
- a CDS encoding MFS transporter, which translates to MYAKHYQLRTVTFILTAFMLGCNEFMVVGILSDLAKTYHVSLSSIGILVTTFALVYAFSTPLLTTFTSHFDRHNLLMVLMAVFFISNTLTAVAPSLFWLFIARIMTALVAGTIITLINEFANLVTPLPKKPMVLAWVGAGFSIASVIGVPLGTTIATLINWHASFGIVSVLTLIVWALLAWLTPHEKPQVTGNFFEQLQLFTDKKILLGVGIVIAVLSVQYTFYTYIRSLITTVMGYDLTSLNWLLFALGVMSILGNQIAGMVAGRRGTSKLPYVFILMIIFCLLLGTALQNKVLGMVVLGVLCCLVIIHGTTMQLGFMNEAAKNYPQSLALSTALISIFSNVGISLGSFTAANTVKFFSLTAVGYVAAIYAVIALILALVLKRKTKDSQEW; encoded by the coding sequence ATGTACGCAAAACACTACCAGTTACGGACAGTAACTTTTATTTTGACAGCATTTATGTTGGGATGTAACGAATTTATGGTCGTTGGTATCTTGTCCGATTTGGCGAAAACTTATCACGTCTCGCTGTCGTCGATCGGTATCTTGGTAACGACGTTTGCTTTGGTGTATGCCTTTAGTACGCCATTATTGACTACATTTACCAGCCATTTTGACCGGCACAATTTATTGATGGTCTTGATGGCAGTGTTCTTTATCAGTAACACTTTGACGGCCGTGGCACCGTCGTTGTTCTGGCTCTTCATTGCCAGAATCATGACCGCTTTGGTTGCCGGGACGATCATTACTTTGATCAATGAATTCGCCAACTTGGTCACGCCATTGCCGAAAAAGCCGATGGTATTAGCCTGGGTCGGTGCTGGGTTCAGTATTGCTTCTGTTATTGGTGTACCTCTAGGTACGACTATCGCGACCTTGATCAACTGGCACGCCAGTTTTGGGATCGTATCAGTTTTGACGTTGATCGTCTGGGCACTATTGGCCTGGTTAACGCCACATGAAAAACCACAAGTTACTGGTAACTTCTTTGAACAACTTCAACTTTTTACCGATAAAAAAATCTTGTTAGGCGTTGGTATTGTTATCGCCGTCTTGAGTGTTCAATATACTTTTTATACTTATATTCGTTCGCTGATCACCACGGTCATGGGCTACGACTTAACTAGTTTGAACTGGTTGCTGTTTGCTTTAGGTGTGATGAGTATTTTAGGTAATCAAATAGCCGGGATGGTCGCTGGTCGAAGGGGGACTTCTAAGCTTCCTTATGTCTTTATTTTGATGATCATTTTCTGTCTGTTATTGGGAACTGCTCTGCAAAACAAAGTCTTAGGAATGGTAGTTCTGGGCGTTCTTTGCTGCTTAGTGATTATTCACGGAACAACGATGCAACTCGGATTTATGAATGAGGCTGCAAAAAATTATCCACAATCGCTAGCTTTGTCGACGGCACTGATCTCAATTTTTTCAAATGTCGGCATTTCTTTAGGTTCATTTACGGCTGCCAATACGGTTAAATTCTTCAGCTTAACAGCAGTGGGATATGTCGCCGCAATTTACGCTGTGATTGCCTTGATCTTAGCTTTAGTTTTGAAGCGAAAAACTAAGGACTCACAAGAGTGGTAG